One Brassica napus cultivar Da-Ae chromosome A5, Da-Ae, whole genome shotgun sequence DNA window includes the following coding sequences:
- the LOC125609577 gene encoding uncharacterized protein LOC125609577 — MHLRGNGLLETIDSSKTVSDEKKAKAMIFLRHHIHDGLKDEYITKEDPCDLWKSLKERFDHQKYVILPKAKHEWIHLRFQDYKSVSEFNSAMFGITSRMMLCGEKISDYDMIEKTLSTFHPENVILQQQYRVSGYTRYSELMQVLLVAEQNNQLVTLNHQARPTGSAPFPEANVASSSYDNRRGRGRGRGGNRYHGRGRGRGRRFRPYDERDNKNFHENERNEKGQDDKRQTGTVCYRCGMKGHWVRTCRTPKHLADLYRESQKGKEKGRGETNFISDEPGPSFHGLNDDTHLDVSDFLVEPESIDE, encoded by the coding sequence ATGCACCTGAGAGGAAACGGGCTTTTGGAAACCATCGATAGTTCAAAAACGGTGTCGGATGAGAAAAAGGCTAAAGCCATGATATTTTTACGACACCACATCCATGATGGTTTAAAGGATGAATATATTACGAAagaggatccttgtgacctcTGGAAATCTTTAAAAGAGAGGTTCGATCACCAGAAATATGTGATCTTACCGAAAGCTAAACACGAGTGGATCCATCTCCGGTTCCAGGATTACAAAAGTGTTAGTGAGTTTAATTCCGCGATGTTCGGAATTACTTCGAGGATGATGTTATGTGGAGAGAAAATAAGTGATTATGATATGATCGAGAAAACTCTCTCCACGTTCCATCCTGAAAATGTAATCCTGCAGCAACAGTACCGGGTGAGTGGATATACCCGTTACTCGGAGTTGATGCAAGTCCTCCTTGTAGCGGAGCAGAATAATCAACTCGTGACTTTAAACCATCAAGCTCGTCCCACTGGATCTGCTCCATTCCCTGAAGCGAATGTTGCATCATCCAGTTATGATAATAGAAGAGGACGAGGTCGTGGACGTGGTGGAAACCGTTATcatggtcgtggaagaggacgaggaagaagatttcGTCCCTATGATGAAAGAGATAATAAGAACTTCCACGAAAATGAAAGGAATGAAAAGGGCCAGGATGATAAAAGGCAAACGGGAACGGTTTGCTACAGATGCGGCATGAAAGGTCATTGGGTACGTACCTGTCGTACACCAAAACATTTAGCTGATCTGTATAGAGAATCCCAAAAGggaaaagagaaaggaagaggTGAAACTAACTTCATCTCTGATGAACCTGGGCCATCCTTTCATGGTTTAAACGATGATACTCATCTCGACGTATCAGACTTTCTGGTTGAACCAGAGAGTATCGATGAGTAA
- the LOC106408356 gene encoding squamosa promoter-binding-like protein 1 isoform X1, with translation MEARVEGEGQHFYGYRGKRSVEWDLNDWKWDGDLFIATPLNPGVSQTMGRQFFPLGNSSNSSSSCSEEGNGNVTREVEKRRRAAAAAATGEDGNNNGGLSLKLGENGYDLNGEREGKKTKLGGGSGTNHRSVCQVESCEADLSKVKDYHRRHKVCEMHSKATSALVAGIMQRFCQQCSRFHVLEEFDEGKRSCRRRLAGHNKRRRKTNPEPAANGNPLSDDNQSSNYLLICLLKILSNMHSANGSSDHPDLMPHLLKSLVSHAGEQLGKNLVELLLQGGSGLLAAPQEDSKQAPEIPRQELYANGNRSEKLQTKVNDFDLNDIYIDSDDGTDLERSSPPTTTTNPATSSPDYPSWIHQTSRNSDSASDQSPSSSSEDAQMRTGRIVFKLFGKEPNDFPPVLRGQILDWLSHTPTDIESYIRPGCIVLTIYLRQAETAWEELSDDMGLSLSKLLDLSDDPLWTSGWIYVRMQNQYAFVFDGQVVVDTSLPLRSYDHSHIISVRPLAVAATGKAQFTVKGINLRRPGTRLLCAVEGKYLIQENDDLKESNECVSFSCDLPITSGRGFMEIEDQGGLSSSFFPFIVVEEDDVCSEIRILETTLEFTDTDSAKLAMEFIHELGWLLRRSKLGVFSLARFKWLIEFSMDREWCAVIRKLLNMFFEGAVGDSSSDAAALSELCLLHRAVRKNSKPMVEMLLRYVVPNQQRIHSLFRPDDAGPAGLTPLHIAAGKDGSEDVLDALTEDPSMVGIEAWRTSRDTTGFTPEDYARLRGHFSYIHLIQRKINKKSATEDHVVVNIPASSISDREQKETKSGSSALEITHGNNKLQCKLCDHKLVYGTARRSVAYRPAMLSMVAIAAVCVCVALLFKSCPEVLYVFQPFRWELLDYGTR, from the exons ATGGAAGCTAGAGTTGAAGGTGAGGGTCAACATTTCTATGGATACAGAGGCAAAAGGAGCGTGGAGTGGGATCTGAATGATTGGAAGTGGGATGGTGATCTCTTCATAGCAACACCGTTGAATCCTGGTGTTAGCCAAACCATGGGGCGTCAGTTTTTCCCACTAGGGAACTCTTCGAATAGCTCTTCTTCTTGCTCTGAGGAAGGGAATGGTAATGTTACAAGAGAAgttgagaagagaagaagagctgctgctgctgctgctacaGGGGAAGATGGTAATAATAATGGTGGGCTTAGTTTGAAGCTGGGAGAGAATGGTTATGATCTTAATGGTGAAAGAGAAGGGAAGAAGACGAAACTCGGAGGAGGAAGTGGGACAAATCATCGCTCGGTTTGTCAGGTGGAGAGCTGTGAAGCTGATCTTAGCAAAGTTAAGGACTATCATAGACGTCATAAGGTGTGTGAGATGCATTCTAAGGCTACTAGTGCACTCGTCGCTGGAATCATGCAACGGTTTTGTCAGCAATGTAGTAG GTTCCATGTTCTTGAGGAGTTTGATGAAGGAAAGAGGAGCTGCCGTAGACGTTTGGCTGGGCATAACAAACGTAGGAGGAAGACAAATCCTGAACCTGCCGCCAATGGGAATCCCCTGAGTGATGATAATCAATCAAGCAATTATCTGTTGATTTGTCTCTTGAAGATACTCTCCAATATGCACT CAGCCAATGGATCATCAGACCATCCTGATTTGATGCCTCATCTTCTCAAGAGCCTTGTCAGCCATGCTGGTGAACAGTTAGGGAAGAACTTGGTCGAACTTCTTCTACAAGGAGGTTCGGGTTTGCTTGCAGCTCCTCAAGAGGATTCGAAGCAAGCTCCTGAGATTCCTCGGCAGGAACTGTATGCCAATGGGAACAGATCAGAGAAACTACAAACCAAAGTAAATGATTTTGATCTGAATGACATCTACATAGACTCTGATGATGGCACAGATCTCGAAAGATCTTCTCCTCCTACTACTACTACGAATCCAGCAACAAGCTCTCCTGATTATCCTTCCTGGATACATCAGACTAGTAGGAACTCAGATTCAGCATCTGACCAGTCACCATCAAGCTCCAGCGAAGATGCTCAG atgcgCACAGGGAGGATTGTGTTCAAACTATTTGGGAAAGAGCCAAATGACTTTCCTCCTGTCTTGCGTGGACAG ATTCTTGACTGGCTATCTCATACTCCAACTGACATTGAGAGCTACATTAGACCTGGTTGCATCGTATTGACCATTTATCTTCGTCAAGCTGAAACGGCTTGGGAAGAA CTTTCTGATGACATGGGCTTAAGCTTGAGCAAGCTTCTAGATCTCTCAGATGATCCTCTATGGACAAGTGGATGGATTTATGTTAGGATGCAAAACCAATACGCATTTGTGTTTGACG GTCAGGTTGTTGTTGATACTTCTTTACCGCTAAGAAGTTATGATCACAGCCACATTATTAGTGTTAGACCGCTCGCTGTAGCTGCAACAGGAAAGGCTCAGTTCACAGTAAAAGGCATCAATCTCCGTCGACCTGGCACCAG GTTACTTTGTGCTGTAGAAGGAAAATACTTGATTCAGGAGAATGATGATCTCAAGGAGAGTAATGAGTGTGTCAGTTTCTCTTGTGATTTGCCTATAACAAGCGGTAGAGGATTCATGGAG ATTGAAGACCAAGGAGGACTCAGCAGCAGTTTCTTCCCTTTCATAGTGGTTGAAGAAGATGACGTTTGTTCTGAGATCCGTATACTCGAAACCACGTTAGAGTTCACTGATACTGATTCCGCTAAGCTAGCTATGGAGTTCATTCATGAACTCGGTTGGCTACTTCGCAGAAGTAAGCTCGGTGTGTTCTCATTAGCACGTTTCAAGTGGCTCATCGAGTTCTCAATGGACCGAGAGTGGTGCGCTGTGATCAGAAAGCTACTGAATATGTTCTTTGAAGGAGCTGTTGGTGACTCTTCCTCTGATGCCGCCGCGCTATCAGAACTGTGCCTTCTTCACAGAGCCGTCAGGAAAAACTCTAAGCCTATGGTGGAAATGCTCTTGAGATACGTCGTTCCTAACCAGCAAAGAATACACAGCTTGTTTAGACCTGATGATGCTGGTCCAGCAGGTTTAACACCTCTTCACATTGCAGCTGGTAAAGATGGTTCAGAAGATGTGTTGGACGCTCTAACAGAAGATCCCTCAATG GTGGGGATTGAAGCATGGAGAACATCTAGAGACACCACAGGCTTTACACCAGAAGACTACGCTCGTTTACGCGGTCACTTCTCATACATCCACTTGATCCAACGCAAGATCAATAAAAAGTCAGCAACTGAAGATCATGTTGTGGTTAACATCCCTGCGTCCTCTATCTCAGACAGAGAGCAGAAAGAAACCAAATCAGGTTCTTCAGCGTTGGAGATCACACATGGAAACAACAAGCTTCAGTGCAAGCTCTGTGACCATAAGCTGGTGTATGGGACAGCACGCCGGTCTGTAGCATACAGACCAGCTATGCTGTCAATGGTGGCGATTGCTGCGGTTTGCGTCTGTGTGGCACTTCTCTTCAAGAGTTGCCCAGAAGTGCTTTATGTGTTTCAACCGTTCAGGTGGGAGTTGTTGGACTATGGAACAAGATGA
- the LOC106408356 gene encoding squamosa promoter-binding-like protein 1 isoform X2 — protein sequence MEARVEGEGQHFYGYRGKRSVEWDLNDWKWDGDLFIATPLNPGVSQTMGRQFFPLGNSSNSSSSCSEEGNGNVTREVEKRRRAAAAAATGEDGNNNGGLSLKLGENGYDLNGEREGKKTKLGGGSGTNHRSVCQVESCEADLSKVKDYHRRHKVCEMHSKATSALVAGIMQRFCQQCSRFHVLEEFDEGKRSCRRRLAGHNKRRRKTNPEPAANGNPLSDDNQSSNYLLICLLKILSNMHSNGSSDHPDLMPHLLKSLVSHAGEQLGKNLVELLLQGGSGLLAAPQEDSKQAPEIPRQELYANGNRSEKLQTKVNDFDLNDIYIDSDDGTDLERSSPPTTTTNPATSSPDYPSWIHQTSRNSDSASDQSPSSSSEDAQMRTGRIVFKLFGKEPNDFPPVLRGQILDWLSHTPTDIESYIRPGCIVLTIYLRQAETAWEELSDDMGLSLSKLLDLSDDPLWTSGWIYVRMQNQYAFVFDGQVVVDTSLPLRSYDHSHIISVRPLAVAATGKAQFTVKGINLRRPGTRLLCAVEGKYLIQENDDLKESNECVSFSCDLPITSGRGFMEIEDQGGLSSSFFPFIVVEEDDVCSEIRILETTLEFTDTDSAKLAMEFIHELGWLLRRSKLGVFSLARFKWLIEFSMDREWCAVIRKLLNMFFEGAVGDSSSDAAALSELCLLHRAVRKNSKPMVEMLLRYVVPNQQRIHSLFRPDDAGPAGLTPLHIAAGKDGSEDVLDALTEDPSMVGIEAWRTSRDTTGFTPEDYARLRGHFSYIHLIQRKINKKSATEDHVVVNIPASSISDREQKETKSGSSALEITHGNNKLQCKLCDHKLVYGTARRSVAYRPAMLSMVAIAAVCVCVALLFKSCPEVLYVFQPFRWELLDYGTR from the exons ATGGAAGCTAGAGTTGAAGGTGAGGGTCAACATTTCTATGGATACAGAGGCAAAAGGAGCGTGGAGTGGGATCTGAATGATTGGAAGTGGGATGGTGATCTCTTCATAGCAACACCGTTGAATCCTGGTGTTAGCCAAACCATGGGGCGTCAGTTTTTCCCACTAGGGAACTCTTCGAATAGCTCTTCTTCTTGCTCTGAGGAAGGGAATGGTAATGTTACAAGAGAAgttgagaagagaagaagagctgctgctgctgctgctacaGGGGAAGATGGTAATAATAATGGTGGGCTTAGTTTGAAGCTGGGAGAGAATGGTTATGATCTTAATGGTGAAAGAGAAGGGAAGAAGACGAAACTCGGAGGAGGAAGTGGGACAAATCATCGCTCGGTTTGTCAGGTGGAGAGCTGTGAAGCTGATCTTAGCAAAGTTAAGGACTATCATAGACGTCATAAGGTGTGTGAGATGCATTCTAAGGCTACTAGTGCACTCGTCGCTGGAATCATGCAACGGTTTTGTCAGCAATGTAGTAG GTTCCATGTTCTTGAGGAGTTTGATGAAGGAAAGAGGAGCTGCCGTAGACGTTTGGCTGGGCATAACAAACGTAGGAGGAAGACAAATCCTGAACCTGCCGCCAATGGGAATCCCCTGAGTGATGATAATCAATCAAGCAATTATCTGTTGATTTGTCTCTTGAAGATACTCTCCAATATGCACT CCAATGGATCATCAGACCATCCTGATTTGATGCCTCATCTTCTCAAGAGCCTTGTCAGCCATGCTGGTGAACAGTTAGGGAAGAACTTGGTCGAACTTCTTCTACAAGGAGGTTCGGGTTTGCTTGCAGCTCCTCAAGAGGATTCGAAGCAAGCTCCTGAGATTCCTCGGCAGGAACTGTATGCCAATGGGAACAGATCAGAGAAACTACAAACCAAAGTAAATGATTTTGATCTGAATGACATCTACATAGACTCTGATGATGGCACAGATCTCGAAAGATCTTCTCCTCCTACTACTACTACGAATCCAGCAACAAGCTCTCCTGATTATCCTTCCTGGATACATCAGACTAGTAGGAACTCAGATTCAGCATCTGACCAGTCACCATCAAGCTCCAGCGAAGATGCTCAG atgcgCACAGGGAGGATTGTGTTCAAACTATTTGGGAAAGAGCCAAATGACTTTCCTCCTGTCTTGCGTGGACAG ATTCTTGACTGGCTATCTCATACTCCAACTGACATTGAGAGCTACATTAGACCTGGTTGCATCGTATTGACCATTTATCTTCGTCAAGCTGAAACGGCTTGGGAAGAA CTTTCTGATGACATGGGCTTAAGCTTGAGCAAGCTTCTAGATCTCTCAGATGATCCTCTATGGACAAGTGGATGGATTTATGTTAGGATGCAAAACCAATACGCATTTGTGTTTGACG GTCAGGTTGTTGTTGATACTTCTTTACCGCTAAGAAGTTATGATCACAGCCACATTATTAGTGTTAGACCGCTCGCTGTAGCTGCAACAGGAAAGGCTCAGTTCACAGTAAAAGGCATCAATCTCCGTCGACCTGGCACCAG GTTACTTTGTGCTGTAGAAGGAAAATACTTGATTCAGGAGAATGATGATCTCAAGGAGAGTAATGAGTGTGTCAGTTTCTCTTGTGATTTGCCTATAACAAGCGGTAGAGGATTCATGGAG ATTGAAGACCAAGGAGGACTCAGCAGCAGTTTCTTCCCTTTCATAGTGGTTGAAGAAGATGACGTTTGTTCTGAGATCCGTATACTCGAAACCACGTTAGAGTTCACTGATACTGATTCCGCTAAGCTAGCTATGGAGTTCATTCATGAACTCGGTTGGCTACTTCGCAGAAGTAAGCTCGGTGTGTTCTCATTAGCACGTTTCAAGTGGCTCATCGAGTTCTCAATGGACCGAGAGTGGTGCGCTGTGATCAGAAAGCTACTGAATATGTTCTTTGAAGGAGCTGTTGGTGACTCTTCCTCTGATGCCGCCGCGCTATCAGAACTGTGCCTTCTTCACAGAGCCGTCAGGAAAAACTCTAAGCCTATGGTGGAAATGCTCTTGAGATACGTCGTTCCTAACCAGCAAAGAATACACAGCTTGTTTAGACCTGATGATGCTGGTCCAGCAGGTTTAACACCTCTTCACATTGCAGCTGGTAAAGATGGTTCAGAAGATGTGTTGGACGCTCTAACAGAAGATCCCTCAATG GTGGGGATTGAAGCATGGAGAACATCTAGAGACACCACAGGCTTTACACCAGAAGACTACGCTCGTTTACGCGGTCACTTCTCATACATCCACTTGATCCAACGCAAGATCAATAAAAAGTCAGCAACTGAAGATCATGTTGTGGTTAACATCCCTGCGTCCTCTATCTCAGACAGAGAGCAGAAAGAAACCAAATCAGGTTCTTCAGCGTTGGAGATCACACATGGAAACAACAAGCTTCAGTGCAAGCTCTGTGACCATAAGCTGGTGTATGGGACAGCACGCCGGTCTGTAGCATACAGACCAGCTATGCTGTCAATGGTGGCGATTGCTGCGGTTTGCGTCTGTGTGGCACTTCTCTTCAAGAGTTGCCCAGAAGTGCTTTATGTGTTTCAACCGTTCAGGTGGGAGTTGTTGGACTATGGAACAAGATGA
- the LOC106450452 gene encoding probable receptor-like protein kinase At2g47060: MSCFGCCEEDDMHKGAADYGGHNTAKHFGGNDGRHNASEAAQKGGAPAVKVQPIEVPTIPVNELKEATEDFGSSSLIGEGSYGRVYYGMLANEQPAAIKKLDSNKQPDNEFLAQVSMVSRLKHDNFVQLLGYCVDGNSRILAYEFAKNGSLHDILHGRKGVKGAQPGPVLSWYQRVKIAVGAARGLEYLHEKANPHIIHRDIKSSNVLLFEDDVAKIADFDLSNQAPDMAARLHSTRVLGTFGYHAPEYAMTGQLNAKSDVYSFGVVLLELLTGRKPVDHRLPRGQQSLVTWATPKLSEDKVKQCVDARLGGDYPPKAVAKLAAVAALCVQYEADFRPNMSIVVKALQPLLNARAAAPGDGLH, translated from the exons atgagctGCTTCGGGTGTTGCGAGGAAGATGATATGCACAAAGGTGCAGCTGATTACGGTGGCCACAATACAGCTAAACACTTTggag GGAATGATGGGAGGCACAATGCCTCTGAAGCTGCACAAAAGGGCGGCGCACCAGCTGTGAAGGTGCAGCCTATTGAAGTACCTACGATCCCTGTCAACGAACTCAAGGAAGCTACCGAGGATTTTGGATCGAGTTCTCTCATTGGTGAAGGCTCATACGGAAGAGTTTATTACGGGATGCTTGCTAACGAGCAGCCTGCAGCTATTAAAAAGCTTGATTCTAACAAACAGCCTGACAATGAGTTTCTTGCCCAG GTTTCCATGGTGTCGAGGCTGAAGCATGATAACTTTGTTCAACTGCTTGGCTACTGTGTCGACGGGAACTCGAGGATACTTGCCTATGAGTTTGCCAAGAATGGATCTCTTCATGACATTCTTCATG GGAGGAAAGGAGTGAAAGGAGCTCAGCCAGGTCCTGTCTTGTCGTGGTACCAACGAGTGAAAATTGCGGTTGGAGCTGCGAGAGGGCTTGAGTATTTGCATGAGAAGGCAAACCCTCACATCATTCACCGTGACATTAAGTCAAGCAATGTCCTACTCTTTGAAGATGATGTTGCCAAGATTGCTGACTTTGATCTCTCTAATCAAGCTCCTGACATGGCGGCTCGCCTTCATTCGACACGTGTCCTTGGAACGTTCGGTTACCATGCCCCTGA ATATGCGATGACCGGTCAGTTAAATGCCAAGAGTGATGTGTACAGCTTCGGGGTTGTCTTACTCGAACTCCTTACAGGTCGAAAACCTGTTGATCATAGATTACCCAGAGGCCAGCAAAGTCTAGTCACATGG GCAACACCTAAACTGAGTGAAGACAAGGTCAAACAGTGCGTTGATGCAAGACTTGGTGGCGATTACCCTCCAAAAGCTGTTGCCAAG TTAGCGGCGGTTGCAGCGTTGTGCGTGCAGTATGAAGCAGATTTTAGGCCGAATATGAGTATTGTTGTGAAAGCTCTACAACCTTTGTTGAACGCTCGAGCCGCTGCTCCAGGGGATGGATTACATTAG